Proteins encoded by one window of Superficieibacter sp. HKU1:
- a CDS encoding IS5-like element ISKpn26 family transposase codes for MSHQLTFADSEFSTKRRQTRKEIFLSRMEQILPWQNMTAVIEPFYPKAGNGRRPYPLETMLRIHCMQHWYNLSDGAMEDALYEIASMRLFARLSLDSALPDRTTIMNFRHLLEQHQLARQLFKTINRWLAEAGVMMTQGTLVDATIIEAPSSTKNKEQQRDPEMHQTKKGNQWHFGMKAHIGVDAKSGLTHSLVTTAANEHDLNQLGNLLHGEEQFVSADAGYQGAPQREELAEVDVDWLIAERPGRVKTLKQHPRKNKTAINIEYMKASIRARGEHPFRIIKRQFGFVKARYKGLLKNDNQLAMLFTLANLFRVDQMIRQWERSQ; via the coding sequence ATGAGCCATCAACTCACCTTCGCCGATAGTGAATTCAGCACTAAGCGCCGTCAGACCCGAAAAGAGATTTTCCTCTCCCGCATGGAGCAGATTCTGCCATGGCAGAATATGACCGCTGTCATCGAGCCGTTTTATCCCAAGGCGGGCAATGGCCGACGGCCCTATCCGCTGGAGACCATGCTGCGTATTCACTGCATGCAGCATTGGTACAACCTGAGCGACGGTGCCATGGAAGATGCCCTGTACGAAATCGCCTCCATGCGCCTGTTTGCCCGATTATCCCTGGATAGCGCCCTGCCGGATCGCACCACCATCATGAATTTCCGCCACCTGCTCGAGCAGCATCAACTGGCCCGTCAATTGTTCAAGACCATCAATCGCTGGCTGGCCGAAGCAGGCGTCATGATGACCCAAGGCACTTTGGTGGATGCCACCATCATTGAGGCACCCAGCTCTACCAAGAACAAAGAGCAGCAACGCGATCCGGAGATGCATCAGACCAAGAAAGGCAATCAGTGGCACTTTGGCATGAAGGCCCACATTGGTGTCGATGCCAAGAGTGGCCTGACCCACAGCCTAGTCACCACCGCGGCCAACGAGCATGACCTCAATCAGCTGGGTAATCTGCTTCATGGAGAGGAGCAATTTGTCTCAGCCGATGCCGGCTACCAAGGAGCGCCACAGCGCGAGGAGCTGGCCGAGGTGGATGTGGACTGGCTGATCGCCGAGCGTCCCGGCAGGGTAAAAACCTTGAAGCAGCATCCGCGCAAGAACAAAACGGCCATCAACATCGAATACATGAAAGCCAGCATCCGTGCCAGGGGGGAGCACCCGTTTCGCATCATCAAGCGGCAGTTCGGCTTCGTGAAAGCCAGATACAAGGGGCTGCTGAAAAACGATAACCAACTGGCGATGTTATTCACCCTGGCCAACCTGTTTCGGGTGGACCAAATGATACGTCAGTGGGAGAGATCTCAGTAA
- a CDS encoding IS1-like element IS1B family transposase (programmed frameshift) has product MASVSISCPSCSATDGVVRNGKSTAGHQRYLCSHCRKTWQLQFTYTASQPGTHQKIIDMAMNGVGCRATARIMGVGLNTIFRHFKKLRPQSVTSRIQPGSDVIVCAEMDEQWGYVGAKSRQRWLFYAYDRLRKTVVAHVFGERTMATLGRLMSLLSPFDVVIWMTDGWPLYESRLKGKLHVISKRYTQRIERHNLNLRQHLARLGRKSLSFSKSVELHDKVIGHYGRCEQVPDMRSSYSSGAHPRGTS; this is encoded by the exons GTGGCTTCTGTTTCTATCAGCTGTCCCTCCTGTTCAGCTACTGACGGGGTGGTGCGTAACGGCAAAAGCACTGCCGGACATCAGCGCTATCTCTGCTCTCACTGCCGTAAAACATGGCAACTGCAGTTCACTTACACCGCTTCTCAACCCGGTACGCACCAGAAAATCATTGATATGGCCATGAATGGCGTTGGATGCCGGGCAACCGCCCGCATTATGGGCGTTGGCCTCAACACGATTTTCCGCCATT TTAAAAAACTCAGGCCGCAGTCGGTAACCTCGCGCATACAGCCGGGCAGTGACGTCATCGTCTGCGCGGAAATGGACGAACAGTGGGGATACGTCGGGGCTAAATCGCGCCAGCGCTGGCTGTTTTACGCGTATGACAGGCTCCGGAAGACGGTTGTTGCGCACGTATTCGGTGAACGCACTATGGCGACGCTGGGGCGTCTTATGAGCCTGCTGTCACCCTTTGACGTGGTGATATGGATGACGGATGGCTGGCCGCTGTATGAATCCCGCCTGAAGGGAAAGCTGCACGTAATCAGCAAGCGATATACGCAGCGAATTGAGCGGCATAACCTGAATCTGAGGCAGCACCTGGCACGGCTGGGACGGAAGTCGCTGTCGTTCTCAAAATCGGTGGAGCTGCATGACAAAGTCATCGGGCATTATGGAAGGTGCGAACAAGTTCCTGATATGAGATCATCATATTCATCCGGAGCGCATCCCAGAGGGACATCATGA
- the pcoE gene encoding copper resistance system metallochaperone PcoE, with the protein MKKILVSFIAMMAVASSAWAAETMNMHDQVNNAQAPAHQMQSSAEKSAVQGESMKMMDMSGHNQAAMSHEMMQNGNSAAHQDMAEMHKKMMKSKPAASNETAKSFSEMNEHEKAAVVHEKANNGQSSVIHQQQAEKHRSQITQN; encoded by the coding sequence ATGAAAAAGATCCTTGTATCCTTTATTGCCATGATGGCTGTCGCTTCATCTGCCTGGGCTGCAGAGACAATGAACATGCATGACCAGGTAAATAATGCCCAGGCGCCTGCCCATCAGATGCAATCATCCGCTGAAAAAAGTGCAGTTCAGGGGGAGAGCATGAAAATGATGGATATGAGCGGTCACAATCAGGCCGCAATGTCCCATGAAATGATGCAAAACGGCAATTCTGCTGCCCATCAGGACATGGCTGAAATGCATAAAAAAATGATGAAATCCAAGCCAGCAGCTTCTAACGAAACAGCAAAATCATTTTCCGAAATGAACGAGCATGAGAAAGCCGCTGTTGTGCATGAGAAGGCGAATAATGGTCAATCTTCCGTTATTCATCAGCAGCAGGCTGAAAAGCATCGCAGCCAGATCACCCAGAATTAA